The following proteins are co-located in the Natator depressus isolate rNatDep1 chromosome 4, rNatDep2.hap1, whole genome shotgun sequence genome:
- the LOC141986208 gene encoding uncharacterized protein LOC141986208 — protein MTESTAQQKMELARFQAEEKQKEHERQIELMQLEKEVQEAAHRREMEARKHVEEEKEKERKHVEEEKEKERKHVEEEKEKERKHVEEEKEKERKHALEMEKVKAQQNIPTNPSNPSPGTTPHPRKFPTYKAGDDTEAFLENFERACLGYNISTDQYMVELRPQLSGPLAEVAAEMPKEHMNKYELFKSKARVRMGITPEQSRRRFRALRWKPDVSFTRHAYHIVKHWDAWISGASAKLPVQYKGWSGTWTFAVYDDYPIPMLLGEDLANHVKQAKRVGTVTRSQAKQAVRPSSVPETSIRTRSEVMDPDPRPMSATAVVDPVPETQTEPVPEPEPAEQPTPDPLPALNPVLATSTPEGPTDPELVAADNPTQEAEPEPESQHSAPAESGSQQPLSDSHDILSELEGNMKYLNVGLIG, from the exons atgacagaatccacagcacaacaaaagatggaattagccagatttcaggctgaggaaaaacaaaaggaacatgaaagacagatagaactcatgcagctggaaaaggaggtacaggaggctgcccacaggagggaaatggaggcaaggaagcatgtggaggaggagaaggaaaaagagaggaagcatgtggaggaggagaaggaaaaagagaggaagcatgtggaggaggagaaggaaaaagagaggaagcatgtggaggaggagaaggaaaaagagaggaagcatgcactggagatggagaaggtaaaggctcagcagaatataccaacaaaccctagcaatccttctccaggtaccactccccatcccagaaagttccccacctacaaggcaggtgatgatactgaggccttcttagaaaacttcgaaagggcctgccttgggtacaacatctctactgaccaatacatggtagagctgaggccgcagctcagtggacccttagctgaggtggcagctgaaatgcctaaagaacacatgaacaagtatgaactgtttaaatccaaggcgagagtcagaatggggataacacccgagcagtctcgtcggaggttcagagccctaaggtggaaaccagacgtgtcatttacccgacatgcctaccacattgtgaaacattgggatgcctggatatcaggagcaagtg ccaagttgcctgtccagtacaagggctggtcaggaacgtggacttttgcagtctatgatgattatcccatccccatgctgttgggggaagacttggccaatcatgtgaagcaggccaagagggtgggaacggtcacccgcagccaggctaaacaagccgtgaggcctagctctgttccggaaacttctatcaggacccggtcagaggtgatggacccggaccccagaccaatgtctgcaacagcagtagtggatccagtcccagagacccagacggaaccagtcccagaaccggaaccagccgaacaaccaacaccagacccattgccagcactgaatccagtacttgcaacctcaacaccagagggccccaccgaccctgaactggtagcagccgataaccctacacaagaggctgagccggagcctgaatcccaacatagtgcaccagcggagagcggttcaca